The following proteins come from a genomic window of Anaerobutyricum hallii:
- the cas4 gene encoding CRISPR-associated protein Cas4 yields the protein MKVYNEEDYLMLSGIQHFVFCTRQWALIHIENQWEENVRTVEGNIMHKRAHDGPQIETRKNLVVSRQMRVYSKYLGISGICDVVEFKKCKKGEEGVHLYEREGLYKVHPVEYKKGEPKENNADRLQLVAQAICLEEMMCTKIEEGDLYYGTTKRREHVEITDSLRQEVENICLQMHQYFDRQYTPNIKRTKSCNACSLKNICLPQLSKKKSVHTYILKTIKDGEL from the coding sequence ATGAAGGTTTATAATGAAGAAGATTATTTGATGCTTTCTGGAATCCAGCATTTTGTATTTTGTACAAGACAGTGGGCATTAATTCATATCGAAAATCAATGGGAAGAGAATGTACGGACAGTAGAGGGAAACATTATGCACAAGCGGGCACATGATGGCCCGCAGATAGAAACGAGAAAGAATCTGGTTGTTTCTCGTCAGATGAGAGTATATTCTAAATATCTTGGGATTAGTGGAATCTGTGATGTGGTAGAATTTAAAAAATGCAAAAAAGGAGAAGAAGGCGTACATCTATATGAAAGAGAAGGACTCTATAAAGTACATCCGGTAGAATACAAAAAGGGAGAGCCAAAAGAAAATAATGCTGACCGATTACAGCTTGTGGCGCAGGCAATATGCCTTGAAGAAATGATGTGCACAAAAATAGAAGAAGGTGACTTATATTACGGGACAACAAAACGGAGAGAACATGTGGAAATAACAGATTCTCTTCGTCAAGAAGTGGAAAATATATGTCTACAGATGCATCAGTATTTTGACAGGCAGTATACACCAAACATTAAAAGAACAAAGTCCTGCAATGCCTGTTCACTGAAAAATATATGTCTGCCACAGCTTTCAAAGAAAAAGTCAGTACACACTTACATTTTAAAAACGATAAAAGACGGGGAGTTATGA
- the cas7c gene encoding type I-C CRISPR-associated protein Cas7/Csd2, whose translation MGVLQNKIDFEGIIVVENANCNGDPLNGNMPRVTYEGYGEMSDVCIKRKIRNRLLDAGENIFVQSDDKNTDGYKSLKARAEANEAFGAELKKGKKADAQRGYEIACKEWMDVRSFGQVFAFKGSDLSLGIRGPVSVQPAFSVDPIDITSMQITKSVNSEDKEGKSSDTMGMKHRVDFGVYILKGSINVQLSEKTGFTEEDAEKIKEAIRTLFVNDSSSARPDGSMVMHKLYWWKHNCKIGQYSSHKVHNSIEIKKKEGVRNPRKIEDYEIICHELPGLAVEEYEGL comes from the coding sequence ATGGGTGTATTACAGAACAAGATTGATTTTGAAGGAATTATCGTAGTAGAGAATGCTAATTGTAATGGGGACCCTTTAAACGGGAACATGCCGCGAGTTACCTATGAAGGATACGGAGAAATGTCCGATGTCTGCATTAAAAGAAAGATACGAAACCGTCTTTTAGATGCAGGAGAAAATATTTTTGTTCAGTCCGATGATAAAAATACAGATGGATACAAGAGCTTAAAAGCAAGAGCAGAAGCGAATGAAGCTTTTGGAGCAGAACTTAAAAAAGGAAAGAAAGCAGATGCACAAAGAGGATATGAAATTGCCTGTAAAGAGTGGATGGATGTTAGAAGTTTTGGACAGGTATTTGCATTTAAAGGTTCTGACTTATCTTTAGGTATTCGTGGTCCAGTATCTGTTCAGCCAGCTTTCAGTGTAGATCCAATAGATATCACAAGCATGCAGATTACAAAAAGTGTAAATAGTGAAGATAAAGAAGGAAAATCCTCTGATACAATGGGAATGAAGCATCGAGTAGACTTTGGTGTTTACATATTAAAGGGAAGTATTAATGTACAGCTTTCTGAAAAGACAGGTTTTACCGAAGAAGATGCGGAAAAAATTAAAGAAGCTATCCGCACTCTGTTTGTAAACGACAGTTCCTCTGCAAGACCAGACGGAAGTATGGTAATGCATAAGTTATACTGGTGGAAGCACAACTGCAAGATTGGACAGTATTCTTCTCACAAAGTGCATAATAGTATTGAGATTAAGAAGAAAGAAGGAGTTCGTAATCCAAGAAAGATAGAAGATTATGAGATTATCTGCCACGAGTTACCTGGACTGGCGGTGGAAGAATATGAAGGTTTATAA
- a CDS encoding type I-C CRISPR-associated protein Cas8c/Csd1, giving the protein MFAAFYGEEEDKTVSIQEDVAERFNRAIRGYHGNVRADSHFVLLGVDAATTGRLSVIFSREYFGTDGNELIERIEQWHRDCAWNVSSYNKKLQKRVYFTGAPSPYEIALCTYGREQGNSIKGTDKVIANAVERILPCIVDGKIVPVDIMREVVHRAQHPQNYKSKTLWQQVLSVACALTRKHLIEKGEECLVMKSPESLDAKCGRMLAIADSIEAWVLREEKIDRTTTAMRYYTKFCENPCDTWVIIQRNLKPYEMKLRGRARNLQTLLGEISAAISEEEFQQKRNLDGTFCLGFDSQRYETIEEAKRIKKENDEKKIKKLEEEEK; this is encoded by the coding sequence ATTTTTGCAGCTTTTTATGGAGAAGAAGAGGATAAGACAGTATCAATACAGGAAGATGTAGCTGAACGATTTAACAGAGCGATCAGAGGATATCATGGAAATGTGCGGGCAGACAGCCATTTTGTATTGTTAGGAGTAGATGCAGCAACGACAGGAAGATTATCTGTGATATTTAGCAGAGAGTACTTTGGAACAGATGGAAATGAACTGATTGAACGAATCGAGCAGTGGCACAGAGACTGTGCATGGAATGTTTCTTCTTATAATAAGAAACTGCAGAAACGAGTTTATTTTACAGGAGCACCTTCTCCATATGAAATCGCATTATGTACTTATGGAAGAGAGCAGGGAAATTCTATAAAAGGAACAGATAAAGTGATTGCGAATGCGGTAGAAAGAATTCTGCCATGCATTGTTGATGGAAAAATTGTGCCGGTAGATATTATGAGAGAGGTTGTGCATCGGGCACAGCATCCGCAAAATTATAAAAGTAAAACTTTATGGCAACAGGTATTATCAGTAGCTTGTGCGTTGACAAGAAAGCATTTGATAGAAAAAGGAGAGGAGTGTTTGGTTATGAAATCACCAGAGAGTTTAGACGCAAAGTGCGGAAGAATGTTAGCTATCGCAGATTCGATTGAAGCGTGGGTATTGCGTGAGGAGAAGATAGACAGAACCACAACGGCAATGCGTTACTACACAAAGTTTTGTGAAAATCCATGTGATACATGGGTGATTATTCAGAGAAATTTAAAACCATATGAAATGAAGTTAAGAGGGAGAGCCCGAAACCTTCAGACATTACTTGGAGAAATTTCAGCAGCTATTTCTGAAGAAGAATTCCAGCAAAAACGAAATTTAGATGGTACATTTTGTTTGGGATTTGACAGTCAGAGATATGAAACTATTGAGGAAGCAAAGCGAATCAAAAAAGAGAATGATGAGAAAAAAATAAAAAAGTTAGAAGAGGAGGAAAAGTAA
- a CDS encoding type I-C CRISPR-associated protein Cas8c/Csd1 has protein sequence MSWMRALYDTYDNLELQEKEGLLKIAHSTQKAHLEVQLSKEGKVIAVSFLPVKDSDTVIPVTEESASRSSGAAPHPLFDKIKYLAGDYELYTGERNEEHHQKYMENLKKWCDPGYGDYKIEVLYKYLQENRLIHDLIERGIFSLDEKQHLTKKWENASEKLIVGDQKDAFIRFQVDAVNLWEDTKLQENYIHYYLGNGGEIGFCQVTGREERLCVNHPSKIRNSGDKAKMISSNDKTNFTYRGRFHDVGEAYTISYEASQKVHNALKWLIERQGVKVGDKEFVLWGVKSENVPSILESTEGVASKGKIFLQLFMEKKRIRQYQYRKM, from the coding sequence ATGAGCTGGATGAGAGCGTTGTATGATACTTATGATAATCTGGAATTACAGGAAAAAGAGGGATTGTTAAAGATAGCACATTCCACACAAAAAGCACATCTTGAAGTGCAGTTGTCAAAAGAAGGGAAAGTGATTGCCGTAAGCTTTCTTCCAGTAAAAGATTCAGATACAGTAATTCCTGTAACAGAAGAATCAGCAAGCCGTAGTTCGGGAGCGGCTCCGCATCCTCTTTTTGATAAGATAAAGTATCTTGCTGGTGATTACGAATTATATACGGGAGAAAGGAATGAGGAGCATCATCAAAAATACATGGAGAACTTAAAAAAGTGGTGTGACCCAGGGTATGGCGATTATAAGATAGAAGTTCTTTATAAATATTTGCAAGAAAATCGACTAATACATGATCTTATAGAAAGAGGAATCTTTTCTCTGGATGAAAAACAGCATTTGACTAAAAAATGGGAGAATGCAAGCGAGAAATTAATAGTAGGTGATCAAAAAGATGCCTTTATTCGTTTCCAGGTTGATGCAGTTAACTTATGGGAAGATACTAAGCTGCAGGAAAATTATATCCATTACTATCTGGGTAATGGAGGAGAGATTGGCTTTTGTCAGGTAACAGGAAGGGAAGAAAGGTTATGTGTAAATCACCCTTCTAAAATAAGAAACAGCGGCGATAAAGCAAAGATGATATCTTCTAATGATAAGACAAACTTTACTTATCGTGGACGTTTTCATGATGTCGGAGAAGCATATACTATCAGTTATGAAGCTTCACAGAAAGTTCATAATGCGTTAAAGTGGCTTATAGAAAGGCAAGGAGTTAAAGTAGGAGATAAAGAGTTTGTTCTGTGGGGAGTGAAATCAGAGAATGTACCATCTATTCTGGAAAGTACAGAGGGTGTTGCATCTAAGGGGAAGATATTTTTGCAGCTTTTTATGGAGAAGAAGAGGATAAGACAGTATCAATACAGGAAGATGTAG
- the cas5c gene encoding type I-C CRISPR-associated protein Cas5c → MKPNRIVMKVYGKYALFTDPMTKIGGEKSSMMIPSYETLKGVVCGNYWKPSINWIIESVKVLNPIRTERKGIRPIKYNGGNDLSYYTYLSDVVYIISAHFEFNKRRPDLQEDWNENKHYYVAKRALEKGGRRDIFLGARECPAYIEPGDMSELGYYDDKGTLSFGLMYHSLCYPNQNDEGNLYSRFWHPQMENGIIHFCRPEECENTIFLRKGTKKELSNIPILGVDKEELLSGYQEGGELQ, encoded by the coding sequence ATGAAACCAAATAGAATTGTTATGAAAGTCTATGGGAAATACGCATTATTTACAGACCCCATGACAAAGATAGGTGGAGAAAAAAGCAGCATGATGATTCCAAGTTATGAGACATTGAAAGGGGTTGTGTGTGGAAATTATTGGAAACCCTCTATCAATTGGATCATAGAATCTGTTAAGGTTTTAAATCCAATTCGTACAGAAAGAAAAGGAATCCGACCGATTAAGTATAATGGAGGGAATGATCTTTCTTATTATACATATTTGTCTGATGTTGTCTATATTATTTCTGCCCATTTTGAGTTTAATAAGAGAAGACCCGATTTACAGGAAGATTGGAATGAAAACAAGCATTATTACGTGGCAAAGCGTGCTCTTGAAAAAGGAGGAAGAAGAGATATATTTTTAGGGGCAAGAGAATGTCCCGCCTATATTGAACCAGGAGATATGTCTGAGCTGGGATACTATGATGATAAAGGGACTCTTTCTTTTGGATTAATGTATCATTCTTTATGCTATCCTAATCAGAATGACGAGGGAAATTTATATTCAAGATTCTGGCATCCACAGATGGAGAACGGTATTATTCATTTTTGCCGCCCAGAAGAATGTGAAAATACCATTTTCTTAAGAAAAGGTACGAAAAAAGAACTTAGTAATATTCCAATCTTAGGAGTGGACAAGGAGGAACTTCTTTCTGGATATCAGGAAGGTGGTGAGCTACAATGA
- a CDS encoding CRISPR-associated endonuclease Cas3'' — MENTLSLAGLLHDFGKYSIKFQRFIHEEWRRAKEGIESKRQSGIDHGVYGAKYIYDLSGKYGPNGRIVGELLANVICYHHGGLPDAEDFNGDSPLLMRLQGENRLADYEQVKVTFFKDLQITEQEIEQLFKESIEEIKLLILKSSTGSEEKNKRKNDANFMPNLFIKLIYSMLIDADRLSSMCYETGEDFTSYEKAQDEIQMTWKAYKQKFEEYLSGLQKKSEALEDTGKKRVNAIRQRISDECFEAGRKESGIYTLTVPTGGGKTLSSMRYALEHSERTNKERIIFVLPYTTIIEQNAKVIREVLGGNCDLLEHHSNVTEDDKRMLDSLGEERDCRLLTERWENRIVFTTMVQFLNTFYGKGTRDM, encoded by the coding sequence TTGGAAAATACGCTTTCTCTTGCAGGCTTACTTCATGATTTTGGAAAATACAGCATTAAGTTTCAGAGGTTTATTCACGAAGAATGGAGACGGGCAAAAGAGGGGATAGAAAGTAAAAGACAATCTGGTATTGATCATGGTGTTTACGGAGCAAAATATATTTATGATTTATCAGGAAAGTACGGACCGAATGGAAGGATAGTGGGTGAACTACTCGCAAATGTTATTTGCTATCATCATGGAGGACTCCCAGATGCAGAAGATTTTAATGGAGACAGCCCATTGTTGATGAGACTTCAGGGTGAAAACAGACTTGCTGATTATGAACAGGTAAAAGTAACTTTTTTTAAGGATTTACAGATTACGGAGCAGGAGATAGAACAGCTTTTTAAGGAATCTATTGAAGAGATAAAACTGCTTATTCTGAAATCTTCTACAGGAAGTGAAGAAAAAAATAAGAGAAAAAATGATGCCAACTTTATGCCCAATCTCTTTATAAAGCTAATTTACAGTATGTTGATAGATGCCGACCGATTAAGTAGTATGTGCTATGAGACTGGTGAGGATTTTACTTCTTATGAAAAGGCACAAGACGAAATTCAAATGACCTGGAAAGCATATAAGCAAAAGTTTGAAGAGTACCTTTCTGGATTGCAAAAGAAGTCAGAGGCTTTAGAAGATACAGGTAAAAAAAGAGTGAATGCAATCCGTCAGAGAATATCGGATGAATGTTTTGAAGCAGGCAGGAAGGAGAGTGGCATTTATACATTAACTGTTCCGACAGGTGGAGGAAAGACCTTATCGAGTATGCGATATGCGTTAGAGCATAGTGAGAGAACAAATAAGGAAAGAATTATTTTTGTTCTTCCTTATACAACGATTATTGAACAAAATGCAAAGGTTATAAGAGAGGTTTTAGGAGGAAACTGTGATTTGCTTGAACATCACTCTAATGTAACAGAAGATGATAAAAGAATGTTGGACAGTTTGGGAGAGGAACGGGACTGCAGACTGCTTACAGAACGATGGGAAAACCGCATTGTATTTACAACAATGGTGCAGTTTTTAAATACCTTTTATGGAAAAGGAACGAGAGATATGTGA